Proteins encoded in a region of the Xylocopa sonorina isolate GNS202 chromosome 1, iyXylSono1_principal, whole genome shotgun sequence genome:
- the LOC143431692 gene encoding protein lin-52 homolog isoform X1, which yields MNIMTTEEPTDQADLICVEESLMSLEKLDRASPDLWPEQMINEVPGVSEFVAQNSPQTEPSSWAAGLTQDDINQLHQLGNLSMGGLISEVKKLHDMAYQLGLEEAKEMTRGKYLNIFKHK from the exons ATGAACATAATGACTACAGAAGAACCAACAGATCAAGCAG ATTTAATTTGTGTGGAAGAAAGCCTTATGAGTTTAGAAAAACTAGATAGAGCGTCGCCAGACTTATGGCCTGAACAAA TGATTAATGAAGTTCCAGGTGTAAGTGAATTTGTAGCTCAGAATTCACCCCAAACAGAACCATCTTCTTGGGCTGCAGGACTAACTCAAGATGACATAAATCAATTACATC AATTAGGAAACTTGTCAATGGGTGGTCTAATATCTGAAGTAAAAAAGTTACATGACATGGCTTATCAGTTAGGATTGGAAGAGGCGAAAGAAATGACTCGTGGCaaatatttgaatattttcAAACACAAATAA
- the LOC143423602 gene encoding uncharacterized protein LOC143423602, with translation MRILQLYRKVIYFIISEHVVREMATSQTSTCMLHFMQCHYECSSRKSWLVKKRMDRRRILKTSISRKPVKKLSARQKRRIRNEIKNNMVAQNPNIDTDMQNLPSTSAGSSFSYLNVGNASSSSSSSSPSTFSSPSVDSTDSLEQSFRDRLASCFIDNNLTHKQGNNILSLLRSHSCFSNLPKDVRTLLNTPRDSGVVSVVPPGEYIHFSLQAEIQKLLHCKSIDDVIELKLDIHTDGCTLDKSNSIHLWPIQCRVSNIPNSKPIIVGIYRVGSQKPYSPITFFDKIMCDIKEIILNGGVSYQGKIFPLSVRCFIADAPARAFILNHRGHTSYRPCSKCKISGIRQKGRYVFTGVHHSLRNDEMYVRCLDEDHHKEGRSPLSLIAFGMVSQVPFEYMHLVCLGVMKKLLSAWIDGKYSHSSKLCGQDIQIISSRLIKLKKYCPSDFTRRPREIEIFSKFKATEFRQFLLYTGPFVTHGLLSNNLYKHFLFLHASMRILISPILSENLLEYAELALQRFVIRSELYYGCLFNSYNIHGLLHLSNDVRHLGNLDSFSAFPYESNMSLFKKYCRKPHLPLQQIFNRKMEEEQHGTRHKQDVNSSFIHVSHPFGNGTHGLRYQKIQFANISLGIGTRDNCCILYDGRICIIKDIYHHNNTATLVAKRFMETTDFYNVGILSSALDIYKCSTLSTETFFIQPQEVRAKCYRMPLQVIENPQESSTDDDEEHCPESGFIVAVILHTAAFVAVFIFYRPSWHSERGLYMRRQDFTIGATRCTRRTYLHFTGSIILSHFSHILSQNITFCNGRTKERTIQHIRPSSHLSREYMYQKKVINVLYIRVVKIVSISQFIIS, from the exons ATGCGCATATTGCAATTGTATAGAAAAGTG atatactttattatt TCTGAACATGTAGTAAGAGAAATGGCAACATCGCAGACTTCTACCTGCATGTTGCATTTCATGCAATGCCATTACGAGTGTAGCAGTCGTAAGAGTTGGTTGGTGAAGAA GAGGATGGATCGACGACGTATTTTAAAGACATCAATCTCACGGAAACCTGTGAAGAAATTATCAGCAAGACAGAAACGTAGGATTCGGAATGAAATTAAAAACAATATGGTAGCACAAAACCCGAACATTGATACGGATATGCAAAACTTGCCAAGCACATCAGCAGGTAGTAGTTTTTCATATTTGAATGTGGGgaatgcttcttcttcttcttcttcttcttctccttctactTTTTCATCTCCTTCTGTTGATTCTACTGATTCCTTGGAGCAGTCCTTTCGTGACCGTTTAGCGTCCTGTTTTATAGATAATAATTTAACGCATAAgcaaggaaataatatattatCCTTGTTGCGTTCTCATTCGTGTTTCTCCAACTTACCGAAAGATGTTAGGACACTTCTCAATACACCACGTGATAGTGGTGTTGTGTCAGTGGTTCCACCAGGGGAATATATACATTTCAGCTTACAAGCAGAAATTCAAAAACTGCTTCACTGTAAATCCATAGATGATGTTATAGAATTAAAATTAGATATTCATACagatggatgtacgttagataaaTCTAACAGTATCCATCTTTGGCCCATCCAGTGTAGGGTTTCCAATATTCCCAATAGCAAGCCAATAATTGTTGGCATTTATAGAGT aGGTAGCCAAAAACCTTATAGTCCTATTACTTTTTTTGATAAAATTATGTGCGATATTAAAGAAATCATACTTAATGGAGGGGTTAGTTATCAGGGCAAAATATTTCCATTATCAGTAAGGTGTTTTATAGCTGATGCACCAGCTCGAGCTTTTATCTTAAATCATCGGGGACATACGTCTTACCGACCTTGCTCCAAATGCAAAATAAGTGGTATACGTCAGAAAGGTAGATATGTTTTCACTGGTGtacaccattctctcagaaatgaTGAGATGTACGTTAGATGTCTTGATGAGGACCATCATAAAGAAGGTAGAAGTCCACTATCTTTGATAGCGTTTGGAATGGTATCACAAGTACCATTTGAATACATGCATCTCGTATGCTTAGGAGTAATGAAAAAATTATTATCTGCCTGGATAGACGGAAAATATTCCCATTCTTCTAAATTATGCGGTCAAGATATCCAGATAATATCCAGTAggttaataaaattaaaaaaatactgCCCCTCTGATTTTACAAGACGTCCCAGGGAAATCGAAATATTTTCTAAATTTAAGGCTACCGAATTCCGCCAATTTCTTCTATATACAGGACCATTTGTTACACATGGCCTGTTAAGCAATAATCTGTACAAACATTTCCTTTTTCTTCATGCCTCTATGAGGATTTTAATTTCACCCATATTAtcagaaaatttattagaataTGCAGAACTAGCTCTGCAAAGATTTGTTATTAGAAGTGAACTTTACTATGGCTGTCTCTTCaatagttacaatattcatggtCTACTTCATTTATCCAATGATGTAAGGCACTTAGGTAATTTAGATTCTTTTTCTGCTTTCCCCTATGAAAGCAATATGTCCCTCTTTAAAAAGTATTGCAGGAAGCCACATTTGCcactgcagcaaattttcaataGAAAGATGGAAGAAGAGCAGCATGGTACAAGGCACAAGCAGGATGTTAATTCTTCATTCATTCACGTATCTCATCCATTTGGTAATGGTACTCACGGTCTTCGGTACCAAAAAATACAATTTGCTAATATATCGTTAGGTATAGGTACACGCGACAATTGTTGCATTTTATATGATGGTCGTATCTGTATCATAAAAGATATTTACCATCATAATAATACTGCCACATTAGTTGCAAAAAGATTTATGGAAACCACTGACTTTTATAACGTTGGTATATTGTCTTCAGCGCTTGATATCTATAAATGCAGTACACTTAGCACTGAAACATTCTTCATTCAGCCGCAAGAAGTACGTGCAAAATGTTATAGAATGCCTCTACAAGTCATCGAAAATCCTCAGGAATCATCGACGGATGATGATGAAGAGCATTGCCCTGAATCAGGATTTATAGTTGCTGTTATTTTACACA CTG CAGCTTTTGTTGCTGTTTTCATTTTTTACAGGCCTTCCTGGCATTCAGAACGTGGTCTATATATGCGTAGACAAGACTTTACCATAGGAGCAACCAGATGTACAAGAAGGACTTACTTACACTTTACAGGAAGTATTATACTTTCACATTTTTCACATATTTTGTCGCAAAATAT CACTTTCTGCAATGGAAGAACCAAAGAGAGAACCATACAACACATAAG ACCGTCAAGCCATTTATCGCGAGAATATATGTATCAAAAGAAAGTTATAAACGTATTGTACATTAGAGTAGTAAAA ATTGTTTCCATATCTCAGTTCATTATTTCATAA
- the LOC143431692 gene encoding protein lin-52 homolog isoform X2: MNIMTTEEPTDQADLICVEESLMSLEKLDRASPDLWPEQIPGVSEFVAQNSPQTEPSSWAAGLTQDDINQLHQLGNLSMGGLISEVKKLHDMAYQLGLEEAKEMTRGKYLNIFKHK; encoded by the exons ATGAACATAATGACTACAGAAGAACCAACAGATCAAGCAG ATTTAATTTGTGTGGAAGAAAGCCTTATGAGTTTAGAAAAACTAGATAGAGCGTCGCCAGACTTATGGCCTGAACAAA TTCCAGGTGTAAGTGAATTTGTAGCTCAGAATTCACCCCAAACAGAACCATCTTCTTGGGCTGCAGGACTAACTCAAGATGACATAAATCAATTACATC AATTAGGAAACTTGTCAATGGGTGGTCTAATATCTGAAGTAAAAAAGTTACATGACATGGCTTATCAGTTAGGATTGGAAGAGGCGAAAGAAATGACTCGTGGCaaatatttgaatattttcAAACACAAATAA